From the Conger conger chromosome 13, fConCon1.1, whole genome shotgun sequence genome, the window GCAATGGAAAAGAGTGAACACGATCAAACTGAGCCACGCAGGGATATGCAGTACAAACTGACAAACATACgctcccacacccacacgctggctctcactctctttccatTAAAATATAATGCTTCATTGATATGAGTACAACAATGGCAAGTTAAATGAtccaataatagtaataataataataataataataataatattggtgATGAAGACAAAGCAAGCAACGAAGATAACTCTAAACTTAAATCTGCATCGCTGACCCCCCGTCAGGCGGATGTTTCCCACATTCCAGGTGCAGATCTCGGGAATGGACCCCGTGGCAGAGTATGTCCTGCTGATGGACTTCATCCCTGTGGATGACAAGCGGTACAGGTGAGACAGACTGGCCCTAACCTACAAAAACACAGTCATGTGGAACCATGCCTGTTCCAGTATAATACCTCCACTTCATCTCAGTTGGCGAAATCACATTTAAATGTCGTTTCATAACATCCTGACCAGAGACGAAGCAGTTTTGAATGTGATAACCCCAACTGTTTAGTGGTTTCCCCCCATTCATCTGCCTGATAGGAAGATGAATATTTATCAAACTTTAAATTAATACATAACTGTTGGAATAATCAGCAAATCAAACCATGAAGTCATGAATGTATATTTGATTTCTGCTGAATTACCATACCGATTTGATACTGTACATCTCCTTAGTGGGACCTTTTACTGGCAGACATTTTTTTATGGGGTAAAAACAATGCTGCACCAAAACACTGGAAAACAGGAAGCTATTCTATAGGTTCTAAACGGGAAATATTTCCAGGATACTTTACATCAATGCTAACTATTATGACTCAAGTAAAGCACAAAACTAGAAACGTACTGCTCACTCCCAGCCTCAGCACTTGTGTACAAGTCGCTTAGCAAAAATAACTCCCCCATGGCTGTGAACCTATCCTGCTGTGCCTCCTTTCTGAAGGAATCGTTTGCTATGATATAGTTATTTGTGACATGATGTAGCTACAGTCATTCCACAATACACATTAGAAATGTCTAATTAAGAACAGCTAGCAGCTCATTACAATTTAAGGGCCACAAACGGAGGAAGGATAACCGTCATGCATAGTGGGCCCCAGGACTGATTTTGAGAACCCATGTACTATGATGTACAATGGCAAGTAATCCTTTAAGAGTGCAGTATGTAATCATGTATAGGAACCATTAATTCAAGGTAAAGCTTTAATCAAGTAACCGGCAAACCAAGCAGGAGGGGAATAGGGGTTCCTCAAGGGCCAatgttgggaaccactgataaACTGGGCCTCTTTCCTGGTCAGGTATGCCTTCCACAGCTCGTCCTGGCTGGTGGCGGGACGGGCGGATGCGGCAGCCCCCGGGAGGGTGCACTTCCACCCCGACTCCCCAGCGCGAGGTGCGCAGTGGATGAAGCAGACCGTCTCCTTCGATCGACTCAAACTCACCAACAACCTGCTGGACGACAACGGACATGTCAGCGCCACTctcgctaacacacacacacgcatgtgaaCGCATGCCATCTCTGAAACACTGGCATGGAACATGCATGCTGACTCTCATCTGTGTGACAGAACTGGGCAACATGTTATGTGATTATATTAAGGCTTGTTCCCCCTTTTTCTCTCCAATTTGGAATGCACATTCATGCTTGCAAATCCGCTCTCATAACAGCCTGCAGGATGGCAAGTTTGTCTGTTGCTCCTTTTTTCACATCGTGGCTGACAAGCTGGGCGGCACCTGCGTTAACAAACGCtaagtcagaggaagacaccTCCTGTGGCGCGCAACAGGAACACGTCAGCGAACGATTGGCCAGCAGGCGGCGCTGGTGTGCATCATCCCGACTGGCTGAAGCCCTCCCACTCTGGGTGATGCTAGCGAGGGCTTTATCCGTTACAGACACGCTGCGCATAGGGCCCTGCTACTCACAAAAGGGCCCCTTCCGCCCCAAACCTCTGTTACCCTGGGCACTGTCGGGCATCTGGGTCGGGCAGCCCTGATGCTAGTACCAGTCACTCTGCAGGGCAGCTGGCCAGAGCTGGCAAAGCCCAGATTCAATGCCAGACCCTCATTTACATTATTAATATGTTACACCTTTGTAAAGTTGAGTGACTGGCCTAactcagctgtgtgtctgtgtctatgtgcgtgtgtatgtgaatgcatgTATCTGCATGTATGTGAATTTTgcgtttgtgtatttttttcaggatatgcgtgtgtgtgtgtgtgtgagtgcacatacatgcacgtgtgtgcttgtgcgtgtgtacagtaagtgtgcTTGTGTtcacgtgcatgcgtgtgcgtccGTACGTGTGCGTAAGCATATGTTAATGCGTGTTTCCACCCGTTTGTTCAGATCATCCTAAACTCCATGCACCGGTACCAGCCGCGTTTCCACGTGGTGTTCGTGGACCCGCGCCGGGACAGCCAGCGCTACGCCCACCACAACTTCATCACCTTCTTCTTCCCCGAGACGTGCTTCACGGCCGTCACTGCGTACCAGAACCACAGGGTAACCGGCCCAAAGTGCGCCCCGACGCCTCTCCttctgtcgctctctctgaAGCCTGTGCCTCTCAGTCACAGGGAAATCCTTCAAAATGCAATCTATGTGTTTtcatctctgtctctggggcagtTTATTGCTCTTCAGGTCAGTTAAAGCCATAAATAGGATTGTGCTtccaaagcattttttttttttttaaacaaacaaaaactggcAGGACACACCATTCTAAAAGCTAGCATTATTGACCCTTGGCTTTCTGCCTGTACTGCACATTAATGGGGCACTTACACCAATGTACTTCAGTCCttctctttcactctgtctGCCCACGCAACTGCTGTCTCTGCCCCCTCTTTATCCAATCATtgtcctctttctcctctttaaCCAATCTCtgccctcttccccctcttcaCCCAATCACTGCCTTCGTCTCCCTCTTCACCCAATCAGATCACCCAACTGAAGATCGCCAGTAATCCATTTGCGAAAGGCTTCCGGACCCCAGGCCCAGATGACTGGTAGGGAAGTGGTCATGTTCACTCAATTTCAATTTACTTCATTGGCAGGACAACTACAGTCACAGTCCTGAAGCAACACCTACAATACTATGTCCTGTGTATACTATTCATACAGAAGCATGGAAACCACATATACAACATGCAGCAAGTGTGAACACTCACTGAtgtaaaagaaacaaacatattgacatagtaaaaaaaaaacccaattacAGTAAGGTGTGAAGACCATAACAATTATATTAGATTTCTTTGAATATGaacaagtaaaataataataataataataataataataataataaaaataataataataataataataataataataaatatatttttataataggtaaacaaaatggcaattgtaaataaatgaaaagaattaatcaaatttcatcaaatatATACTCAATGCATAGAGTATCCTCTTTTGTCTCTCATCCTGTGGCATGTGACAACATATCTGGCTGCGTGTGGGGCTGTAGGCCCTTCTCCTAATATTATTCATCTgtctatatatacactcactgagcactttatttattatccacaaatattaggaatatttttactttatttcacctacttattcaagccatttgtgtggcagcagtgcaatgcatacaatcatgtagatacaggtcaggagcttcagttaatgttcacatcaacca encodes:
- the LOC133107351 gene encoding T-box transcription factor TBX1; the encoded protein is MHRVKHHNGPELGDRKLAGWTERPGLPSATTVLEHQLDLTAFQMEVAPASLGGPLALSCCMEGGSRCAKAPQVTGVKVQLEMATLWRQFDQLGTEMIVTKAGRRMFPTFQVQISGMDPVAEYVLLMDFIPVDDKRYRYAFHSSSWLVAGRADAAAPGRVHFHPDSPARGAQWMKQTVSFDRLKLTNNLLDDNGHIILNSMHRYQPRFHVVFVDPRRDSQRYAHHNFITFFFPETCFTAVTAYQNHRITQLKIASNPFAKGFRTPGPDDW